A single region of the Solwaraspora sp. WMMD791 genome encodes:
- a CDS encoding copper resistance protein CopC: MLLGLLLGLAGASPAAAHATLLSHDPADGALLAEAPSTVTLTFDEPVTLRPGGVQVLDAAGATVDAAARSVDRTVVIDLPAALTDGTYVVSWRVVSADSHPVAGGFSFAVGAPSAGSVAIPVSTPDTALQVLRPVTEAVVYLGVLGGSGLAVFALLFLPGRPAPRRTIQLLGAAALVALTVMPPVTAAWQDAADVTALATAAAWRTGWTADLGLSAGLAGAGVIVVLAGTRMLTRVTGGRRRAVATAVFAGAGLALGALLIVGHTRSFGPAWLVLGSDLLHLATAAIWLGGILGLTHLLRRPADTPPAGSDAGTDVPAAGSGTDAPPVAERAAVVAAFSQVAAVLVALLGVAGVLLGWRIVGSWSTLFGTGYGLALLAKVAAVAVLIGIAGWNRYRLVPRTSRPDTEAAALGALRRTVRVEAALLVAVLAVTGVLVTRDPTAPPVGTDPTSSADGTAPDVAEQVVVAGAGLGDGQVRIRITPGGTGINALEVALFDAAGQPLEPVAPPTVTVSLPEYDLGPLERRLSQVGTGRYEAIADFPLAGAWEVEINARTSRFDSPIATIPVEIR; encoded by the coding sequence ATGCTGCTCGGGCTGTTGCTCGGCCTGGCCGGCGCGAGCCCGGCCGCCGCGCACGCCACTTTGCTCAGTCACGACCCGGCCGACGGTGCGCTGCTGGCCGAGGCGCCGTCGACGGTCACCCTCACCTTCGACGAGCCGGTCACGCTGCGCCCCGGTGGAGTGCAGGTGCTCGACGCCGCCGGCGCCACAGTAGACGCAGCCGCCCGGTCCGTCGACCGGACCGTCGTCATCGACCTGCCCGCCGCCCTGACCGACGGGACGTACGTGGTCAGCTGGCGGGTGGTCTCGGCGGACAGCCACCCGGTGGCCGGCGGGTTCAGCTTCGCGGTCGGCGCACCCTCCGCCGGCAGCGTCGCCATCCCGGTCAGTACGCCGGACACCGCCCTGCAGGTGCTGCGCCCGGTCACCGAGGCGGTCGTCTACCTCGGCGTGCTCGGCGGCAGCGGGCTGGCCGTCTTCGCGCTGCTGTTCCTACCGGGCCGACCGGCCCCGCGCCGGACGATCCAGCTGCTCGGCGCCGCCGCTCTGGTCGCGCTGACGGTGATGCCGCCGGTCACCGCCGCCTGGCAGGACGCCGCCGACGTGACCGCGCTGGCCACCGCCGCCGCCTGGCGCACCGGCTGGACCGCGGACCTCGGCCTGTCCGCCGGCCTCGCCGGGGCCGGGGTGATCGTGGTCCTCGCCGGCACCAGAATGCTCACCCGGGTCACCGGTGGCCGCCGACGCGCCGTCGCGACAGCGGTCTTCGCCGGGGCCGGCCTCGCCCTCGGCGCGTTGCTGATCGTCGGACACACCCGCAGCTTCGGCCCGGCGTGGCTGGTGCTCGGCAGCGACCTGCTGCACCTGGCGACCGCCGCGATCTGGCTCGGCGGCATCCTGGGCCTGACCCATCTGCTGCGGAGGCCCGCCGACACGCCGCCGGCCGGGTCCGATGCGGGCACCGACGTACCGGCGGCGGGGTCCGGCACCGACGCGCCGCCGGTCGCGGAGCGGGCCGCCGTGGTGGCCGCCTTCTCCCAGGTCGCCGCCGTGCTGGTGGCGCTGCTCGGGGTGGCCGGTGTGCTGCTCGGCTGGCGGATCGTCGGATCCTGGTCGACCCTGTTCGGCACCGGGTACGGACTGGCGCTGCTGGCCAAGGTGGCTGCGGTCGCGGTGCTGATCGGGATCGCCGGCTGGAATCGGTACCGGCTGGTGCCCCGGACCAGCCGGCCGGATACCGAGGCCGCCGCGCTGGGCGCGCTGCGTCGCACCGTACGGGTCGAAGCGGCGCTGCTGGTCGCGGTGCTCGCCGTGACCGGCGTACTGGTGACCCGCGATCCCACCGCGCCACCGGTCGGCACCGACCCGACCAGCTCGGCCGACGGCACCGCACCCGACGTCGCCGAGCAGGTGGTCGTCGCCGGGGCGGGCCTCGGCGACGGCCAGGTACGGATCCGGATCACTCCGGGGGGCACCGGGATCAACGCCCTGGAGGTGGCGTTGTTCGACGCGGCCGGGCAGCCGCTGGAGCCGGTGGCACCGCCCACCGTGACCGTCAGCCTGCCGGAGTACGACCTTGGCCCGCTGGAGCGCCGGCTGTCCCAGGTCGGCACCGGGCGCTACGAGGCGATCGCGGACTTCCCACTGGCCGGTGCCTGGGAGGTCGAGATCAACGCCCGGACTTCCCGGTTCGACAGCCCGATCGCGACGATTCCCGTGGAGATCCGTTGA
- a CDS encoding DUF1775 domain-containing protein, producing the protein MTVLRRRAVTVLARATLGLAAFGLAAFGVATPALAHTQLAGAAPNGAGATTLTFTFDHGCANADTTELTVDMPEGAIVGTAVGQPDGWTADVTPRRVTWTGPPIGDEQIAAGVAEFAVLVRLTGRVGQTFWFPAVQRCADGDSYDWSETRADAERPAPSLIATNAVLAPAPTTGEAAAPQRSGGASLPQALTAAALLMVVAGAAGHRWARWDGAPDADLDGGAAVGAGAGVDAGEGADGGADADAGRPPSAGT; encoded by the coding sequence TTGACTGTCCTCCGCAGGCGGGCGGTGACGGTGCTGGCCCGGGCGACCCTCGGTCTGGCCGCCTTCGGTCTGGCCGCCTTCGGGGTGGCGACACCGGCCCTGGCACACACTCAGCTGGCCGGAGCCGCGCCCAACGGTGCCGGCGCGACGACGCTGACCTTCACCTTCGACCACGGCTGCGCCAACGCCGACACCACCGAATTGACCGTCGACATGCCCGAGGGCGCGATCGTCGGCACCGCCGTCGGACAGCCGGACGGCTGGACCGCCGACGTGACACCTCGGCGGGTCACCTGGACCGGACCGCCGATCGGCGACGAACAGATCGCCGCCGGCGTCGCCGAGTTCGCCGTACTGGTCCGGCTGACCGGCCGCGTCGGGCAGACGTTCTGGTTCCCGGCGGTGCAGCGCTGCGCCGACGGCGACAGCTACGACTGGTCGGAGACCCGGGCCGACGCGGAGCGTCCCGCCCCTTCACTGATCGCCACGAACGCGGTGCTGGCACCGGCACCGACGACCGGTGAGGCGGCCGCGCCGCAGCGGTCCGGCGGGGCGAGTCTGCCGCAGGCACTGACCGCCGCCGCGCTGCTGATGGTCGTCGCCGGCGCGGCCGGTCACCGCTGGGCCCGGTGGGACGGCGCTCCGGATGCCGATCTGGATGGGGGTGCCGCTGTGGGTGCCGGTGCCGGTGTGGATGCCGGCGAGGGCGCGGATGGCGGTGCCGATGCGGATGCCGGCCGCCCGCCGTCGGCCGGGACCTGA
- a CDS encoding helix-turn-helix transcriptional regulator — protein MPEDYIGLRVARWRDIAGMTQQQLAAEIGVSREYVSMIENGKRAVTKRSMLIALASALGVSTMDLTAQPYLPRSRNDLALWAAVPAIRKAMDDDEPAVARPPAQLAAEADRAMRARMACDNPTLGILLPRLIAEIRATANAENDPAALRIAVQTLVTGSLALKPQGHVDLAMRLAERAVRAAKLSGDPACEAAADFALAQAVLATGLRKRSWTLARAAAERMQAHLGTDEGRAWYGMLHLHAALSAASLSQHDVAEEHVVEAEEVARRTAGDPWRMEFTPANVAVWRVGVVLENGEPGRAPELARKVDQSALRTPQRRARLHMDAGRGFHAAKRNDEAVRAFLRAEAIAPHETRSRATVREIIAHIVRDSSPRGGSDELRQLAVRMGIDPLSPEDHAT, from the coding sequence ATGCCGGAGGACTACATCGGCCTGCGGGTCGCGCGCTGGCGCGACATCGCCGGCATGACGCAGCAACAACTCGCCGCCGAGATCGGCGTGAGCCGCGAGTACGTATCCATGATCGAAAACGGCAAGCGCGCCGTGACCAAACGATCCATGCTGATCGCGCTCGCCTCCGCCCTCGGCGTATCCACCATGGATCTCACCGCCCAGCCGTACCTGCCCCGGTCCCGCAACGACCTGGCGCTGTGGGCGGCCGTACCGGCGATCCGCAAGGCGATGGACGACGACGAGCCGGCCGTGGCCCGGCCGCCGGCCCAGCTCGCCGCCGAGGCCGACCGGGCGATGCGGGCGCGGATGGCCTGCGACAACCCGACCCTCGGGATTCTGCTGCCCCGGCTGATCGCCGAGATCCGGGCCACCGCCAATGCCGAGAACGACCCGGCGGCGCTGCGGATCGCCGTACAGACGCTGGTCACCGGCTCGCTGGCGCTCAAGCCGCAGGGCCATGTCGACCTGGCGATGCGGCTCGCCGAACGCGCCGTCCGGGCGGCGAAGCTCTCCGGCGACCCGGCCTGCGAGGCCGCCGCCGACTTCGCACTGGCCCAGGCGGTACTCGCCACCGGCCTGCGCAAACGGTCCTGGACCCTGGCCCGGGCCGCCGCCGAACGGATGCAGGCCCATCTGGGTACGGACGAGGGCCGGGCCTGGTACGGCATGCTGCACCTGCACGCCGCGCTCTCCGCGGCCAGCCTCAGCCAGCACGACGTCGCCGAGGAGCACGTCGTCGAGGCGGAGGAGGTGGCCCGGCGGACCGCCGGCGACCCGTGGCGGATGGAGTTCACCCCGGCCAACGTCGCGGTGTGGCGGGTCGGCGTGGTGCTGGAGAACGGTGAGCCGGGTCGGGCTCCCGAGCTGGCCCGCAAGGTGGACCAGAGCGCGCTGCGTACCCCGCAGCGGCGGGCCCGGCTGCACATGGACGCCGGGCGCGGCTTCCACGCCGCCAAACGCAACGACGAGGCGGTCCGGGCGTTCCTGCGGGCCGAGGCGATCGCCCCGCACGAGACCCGCAGCCGCGCCACCGTACGGGAGATCATCGCCCACATCGTGCGCGACTCGTCGCCCCGGGGCGGTTCGGACGAGCTGCGCCAGCTCGCCGTCCGGATGGGCATCGACCCACTCTCCCCAGAGGACCACGCAACGTAA
- a CDS encoding extracellular solute-binding protein: MSPSARSTRGVLTRALAVALAVVVGLTACATGERDEDTTEDGPVQLSIFWWGAERRAELTQQALDVYAARHPGVTFKVTWQGNTGYYDKLSSQAAGGNAPDLFQIDDNYLTEYAERNVVLDLTPYVESGELDLSGFPSSLVQYGQVAGRTVAVAAAANTPGMVYNKTLLAELGVDEPTIGMTYEQFIDWASEITARTDGEVAGTMDPSGDYKALWLWLRTQDLELYQGRRMGFSAADLTRWFTLWEQARAAGATPDAALIKSANSGDVTQQLVATGDAATSFMWSNQLAELQKQTNDDLGVVSYPGDPKGQWARASMYWAGYRGTRHPELVVDVIDFLVNDPQAGRILGTERGLSSNLEVRQTVQATLADEKMKASVAFEQQMAELFGPAPVPPPPGHTKVRSLLITAAESVQGGTATPQEAAEGFLDQANATLTSG; this comes from the coding sequence GTGTCACCATCCGCCCGTTCGACACGTGGAGTCCTCACCCGAGCACTAGCTGTCGCACTCGCCGTCGTCGTCGGTCTCACCGCCTGCGCCACCGGCGAGCGCGACGAGGACACCACCGAGGACGGGCCGGTCCAACTGTCCATCTTCTGGTGGGGTGCCGAGCGCCGGGCGGAGCTGACCCAGCAGGCCCTCGACGTGTACGCCGCCCGCCACCCCGGCGTCACCTTCAAGGTGACCTGGCAGGGCAACACCGGCTACTACGACAAACTGTCCAGCCAGGCCGCCGGCGGCAACGCCCCGGACCTGTTCCAGATCGACGACAACTACCTGACCGAGTACGCCGAGCGGAACGTCGTGCTGGACCTCACCCCGTACGTCGAGAGCGGCGAACTGGACCTCTCCGGCTTTCCGAGCAGTCTGGTCCAGTACGGACAGGTTGCCGGTCGGACCGTCGCCGTGGCGGCCGCCGCGAACACCCCGGGCATGGTCTACAACAAGACCCTGCTGGCCGAGTTGGGGGTCGACGAGCCGACCATCGGGATGACCTACGAGCAGTTCATCGACTGGGCCAGCGAGATCACCGCGCGTACCGACGGCGAGGTGGCCGGGACGATGGACCCGTCCGGCGACTACAAGGCGCTCTGGCTCTGGCTGCGCACCCAGGATCTGGAGCTCTACCAGGGCCGCCGGATGGGCTTCAGCGCCGCCGATCTGACCAGGTGGTTCACGTTGTGGGAGCAGGCCCGCGCCGCCGGCGCCACCCCGGACGCCGCGCTGATCAAGTCGGCGAACAGCGGTGACGTGACCCAGCAACTGGTGGCCACCGGCGACGCGGCGACCTCCTTCATGTGGTCCAACCAGCTGGCCGAGCTGCAGAAACAGACCAACGACGACCTTGGCGTGGTCTCCTATCCCGGTGACCCGAAGGGCCAGTGGGCGCGGGCTTCGATGTACTGGGCGGGGTACCGCGGCACCCGGCACCCTGAGCTGGTGGTCGACGTGATCGACTTCCTGGTCAACGATCCGCAGGCCGGCCGGATCCTCGGCACCGAGCGGGGCCTGAGCTCCAACCTGGAGGTACGCCAGACCGTGCAGGCGACCCTCGCGGACGAGAAGATGAAGGCCTCGGTCGCGTTCGAGCAGCAGATGGCCGAGTTGTTCGGGCCCGCGCCGGTGCCACCGCCGCCGGGGCACACCAAGGTCCGGTCGTTGCTGATCACCGCCGCCGAGAGCGTGCAGGGCGGCACCGCCACCCCGCAGGAGGCGGCCGAGGGGTTCCTCGACCAGGCCAACGCGACCCTCACCAGCGGCTGA
- a CDS encoding family 16 glycoside hydrolase — protein MWHHPDRAHRRRRPRGPALAALAVTGTALLTAGALLATTVTGAWAATLFTDDFDDGDAAGWSKSGGTWAVVADGSQVLRQSKPDAGLARMFAGSTNWTDYRLQARVKPLSWTSSGGFVGLAARSPGATSFDRLALFDGRVELQAVRSGAVTVLGTAARPVPADTWATLTLEVSGGTVQGWVDGTLIGTGASQRGQGRIGVQTDRATAAFDDVTVSTVGAGPTPTPTSSVPPTSSPSASPPPTAPPTTAPPTTAPPTTVPPTTVPPSSGPGRDLIVATTGDDANPGTLAQPLRTVQRAVDLAVPGTTIRLRGGRYAPTTNIRILTSGTADAPITLTRYGTEHVLIDGEPMPHTPAPLNGSIPNIERGAIHMQASYWRLVDLEIANGPYGVYCRTCHHNVFQRLTTRDNYESGLQIQGDATYNQVIDLDAYGNRDPRKNGESADGLAIKEGSGVGNVVRGARLWNNVDDGFDAWMFRSPILIENSVAWGNGVNRWGFPDFAGDGNGFKMGGGIPDAVPHAVRNSIAFGNAVDGFIDNGNPGAHRFDRNTAWNNGRNGFTVNRSASVLTGNLAATNPTPVSLGSSTGTGNSWNIGGTWTDASLVSTNAATITGPRRPDGAIPTSPFLHPIGQPHLGARL, from the coding sequence ATGTGGCACCATCCCGACCGGGCCCACCGCCGTCGGCGGCCGCGCGGCCCGGCCCTCGCCGCCCTCGCCGTCACCGGCACCGCGCTGCTCACCGCCGGTGCCCTGCTCGCCACCACCGTCACCGGAGCCTGGGCGGCGACCCTGTTCACCGACGACTTCGACGACGGCGACGCCGCCGGCTGGTCGAAGTCCGGCGGCACCTGGGCGGTCGTCGCCGACGGCTCCCAGGTCCTGCGACAGTCCAAACCCGACGCCGGGCTCGCCCGGATGTTCGCCGGCTCCACCAACTGGACCGACTACCGGCTCCAGGCCCGGGTCAAGCCGCTGAGCTGGACCTCGTCCGGCGGATTCGTCGGACTCGCCGCCCGGTCCCCGGGCGCCACCAGCTTCGACCGACTGGCACTGTTCGACGGGCGCGTCGAACTGCAGGCCGTACGCAGCGGAGCCGTCACCGTCCTCGGCACCGCCGCCCGGCCGGTGCCCGCCGATACCTGGGCGACCCTGACCCTGGAGGTCTCCGGTGGCACCGTCCAGGGCTGGGTGGACGGCACCCTGATCGGCACCGGTGCCAGCCAACGCGGCCAGGGCCGCATCGGCGTGCAGACCGACCGCGCCACCGCCGCCTTCGACGACGTGACCGTCAGCACCGTCGGGGCCGGCCCGACACCGACGCCGACGTCCTCCGTACCGCCGACGTCCTCGCCATCGGCGAGCCCGCCGCCGACAGCGCCGCCCACGACAGCGCCGCCGACCACGGCACCGCCCACGACGGTGCCGCCCACGACGGTCCCGCCCTCGTCCGGGCCGGGCCGGGACCTGATCGTCGCCACCACCGGCGACGACGCCAACCCGGGCACCCTCGCCCAGCCGCTGCGCACCGTGCAGCGCGCCGTCGACCTGGCAGTCCCCGGCACCACCATCCGGCTGCGCGGCGGCCGCTACGCCCCGACCACCAACATCCGGATCCTCACCTCCGGCACCGCCGACGCGCCGATCACCCTCACCCGGTACGGCACCGAACACGTACTCATCGACGGCGAGCCGATGCCGCACACCCCGGCACCGCTGAACGGCAGCATCCCCAACATCGAACGCGGCGCCATACACATGCAGGCGTCGTACTGGCGGCTCGTCGACCTGGAGATCGCAAACGGCCCGTACGGGGTCTACTGCCGCACCTGCCACCACAACGTCTTCCAGCGCCTGACCACCCGTGACAACTACGAATCCGGCCTGCAGATCCAGGGCGACGCCACGTACAACCAGGTCATCGACCTCGACGCGTACGGCAACCGGGACCCGCGCAAGAACGGCGAGAGCGCCGACGGCCTGGCCATCAAGGAAGGCTCCGGCGTCGGCAACGTCGTCCGGGGCGCCCGACTGTGGAACAACGTCGACGACGGCTTCGACGCCTGGATGTTCCGGTCGCCGATCCTCATCGAGAACTCGGTGGCCTGGGGCAACGGCGTCAACCGATGGGGCTTTCCCGACTTCGCTGGCGACGGCAACGGCTTCAAGATGGGCGGCGGGATCCCTGACGCGGTGCCGCATGCCGTCCGCAACAGCATCGCGTTCGGCAACGCCGTCGACGGCTTCATCGACAACGGTAACCCGGGTGCGCACCGCTTCGACCGCAACACCGCCTGGAACAACGGCCGCAACGGTTTCACCGTCAACCGGTCGGCGTCGGTGCTGACCGGCAACCTGGCCGCGACCAACCCCACCCCGGTGTCGCTCGGCTCGTCGACCGGCACCGGCAACTCGTGGAACATCGGCGGCACCTGGACCGATGCGTCGCTGGTCAGCACCAACGCGGCGACGATCACCGGGCCGCGCCGCCCCGACGGTGCCATCCCGACGTCACCGTTCCTGCACCCGATCGGCCAGCCCCACCTGGGCGCACGCCTGTAG
- a CDS encoding phosphoribosylaminoimidazolesuccinocarboxamide synthase — translation MELLHSGKVRDVYADGDDLILVASDRISVYDVVLPTPIPDKGKLLTALSLWWFEQLADLVPHHVVSATDVPAEFAGRAIRCRRLDMVPVECIARGYLTGLGLKEYEKSGSVSGIALPAGLVEASKLPEPIFTPTTKAPVGEHDEFITYADVVTQVGAETAQRLRQITLDVYRRGAALAEERGLIVADTKIELGWAPDGTLVLADEVLTSDSSRFWPADAYQPGRAQFSFDKQYVRDWAAGTGWDKRPPAPEVPAEIVEVTRARYVEVYERITGRTW, via the coding sequence GTGGAGCTGCTGCACTCGGGCAAGGTCAGGGACGTGTACGCCGACGGCGACGACCTGATCCTCGTCGCCTCCGACCGGATCAGCGTCTACGACGTGGTGCTGCCCACCCCCATCCCGGACAAGGGCAAACTGCTCACCGCGCTGTCGCTGTGGTGGTTCGAGCAGCTCGCCGACCTGGTGCCGCACCACGTCGTCTCCGCCACCGACGTACCGGCCGAGTTCGCCGGCCGGGCCATCCGCTGCCGCCGCCTGGACATGGTGCCCGTCGAGTGCATCGCCCGCGGCTACCTGACCGGTCTCGGTCTGAAGGAGTACGAGAAGTCCGGGTCGGTCTCCGGCATCGCGCTGCCCGCCGGCCTGGTCGAGGCGTCCAAGCTGCCCGAGCCGATCTTCACCCCGACGACCAAGGCGCCGGTCGGCGAGCACGACGAGTTCATCACGTACGCCGATGTGGTCACGCAGGTCGGCGCGGAAACCGCGCAGCGGCTGCGGCAGATCACCCTGGACGTCTACCGGCGCGGCGCGGCGCTGGCCGAGGAGCGCGGCCTGATCGTCGCCGACACCAAGATCGAGCTGGGCTGGGCACCGGACGGCACCCTGGTCCTCGCCGACGAGGTGCTGACCAGCGACTCCTCCCGGTTCTGGCCGGCGGACGCGTACCAGCCGGGCCGTGCCCAGTTCTCCTTCGACAAGCAGTACGTGCGGGACTGGGCTGCCGGCACCGGTTGGGACAAGCGCCCGCCGGCCCCCGAGGTGCCGGCCGAGATCGTCGAGGTGACCCGGGCCCGCTACGTCGAGGTCTACGAACGGATCACCGGCCGCACCTGGTGA
- a CDS encoding MFS transporter, with translation MTSPSLSPQVSAVADAAAADSDPTIHDPRRRRAVLIAVCIALMAVIASVSGLNVAQQEFAVAFGASQSTVLWIINIYTITLAALLLPLGAVGDRWGRKPVLLAGLIVFGAASAAAGLATSTEIMITARLLSGIGAAMIMPITLAVITSTFPDQERSRAIGVWTAVAGGGGLLGMYLSAFLVDVADWRWLFALPVVLVVVAAGMTIRYVPNSREESSHPFDTIGSLSSVLAAVGLIFVLHEGPEHGWTAPATLVGLLVGVVGAVVFVAWELRRRAPLLDVRLFRDRGLSSGSVSLLAVFGVQAGIFVVLFPYFQAVLGWSGLRSTLAMMPMALLMMVASGLAPRVAALVGARATMAAGIFLGGAGLALMASFVSVDGGYLSVLPGMLAMGLGMGLSMTPSTEAITSALPRARQGTASALNDVTREFGAALGVALLGAIVSAGYRNAVDPRLDELAVDAPDAAREGIATALASADDAGPYADELVRAAQQSFVDGWQQAMWVGVGVMVLLFGYVLARGPQRRPRAEQPEPTPGNLTKDAVAG, from the coding sequence ATGACCTCTCCAAGCCTGTCTCCGCAGGTGTCGGCCGTCGCGGACGCCGCTGCGGCGGATTCCGACCCGACGATCCACGATCCGCGCCGACGCCGCGCCGTCCTCATCGCGGTCTGCATCGCGCTGATGGCGGTGATCGCTTCCGTCTCCGGGCTGAACGTCGCTCAGCAGGAGTTCGCCGTCGCGTTCGGCGCTTCGCAGAGCACCGTCCTGTGGATCATCAACATCTACACGATCACCCTGGCCGCGCTGCTGCTGCCGCTCGGCGCGGTCGGCGACCGGTGGGGCCGCAAGCCCGTACTGCTCGCCGGCCTGATCGTCTTCGGGGCCGCCAGCGCCGCCGCGGGCCTCGCCACCTCGACCGAGATCATGATCACCGCACGACTGCTCAGCGGCATCGGCGCGGCGATGATCATGCCGATCACCCTGGCCGTGATCACCTCGACCTTCCCGGACCAGGAACGGTCCCGGGCGATCGGCGTCTGGACCGCCGTCGCCGGAGGTGGCGGATTGCTCGGGATGTACCTGTCGGCGTTCCTGGTCGACGTGGCGGACTGGCGCTGGCTGTTCGCCCTCCCGGTCGTGCTCGTCGTCGTGGCCGCCGGCATGACCATCCGGTACGTCCCGAACTCCCGCGAGGAGTCGAGTCACCCGTTCGACACCATCGGTTCGCTGTCGTCGGTGCTCGCCGCCGTCGGACTCATCTTCGTCCTGCACGAGGGGCCGGAACATGGCTGGACCGCGCCCGCCACGCTGGTGGGTCTGCTCGTCGGCGTCGTCGGGGCCGTCGTCTTCGTCGCCTGGGAGCTGCGTCGGCGCGCGCCGCTGCTCGACGTCCGACTGTTCCGCGACCGGGGGCTGTCCAGCGGCTCGGTGTCGCTGCTCGCGGTGTTCGGCGTTCAGGCGGGCATCTTCGTGGTGCTCTTCCCGTACTTCCAGGCCGTCCTCGGCTGGTCCGGGCTGCGCTCCACGCTGGCGATGATGCCGATGGCCCTGCTGATGATGGTCGCCTCCGGCCTCGCCCCACGGGTGGCCGCGCTGGTCGGCGCCCGCGCCACCATGGCAGCCGGGATCTTCCTCGGCGGCGCGGGCCTGGCCCTGATGGCCAGCTTCGTCTCCGTCGACGGCGGCTACCTGTCGGTGCTGCCCGGGATGCTCGCCATGGGGCTCGGCATGGGCCTGTCGATGACCCCCTCCACCGAGGCGATCACCAGCGCCCTGCCCCGCGCCCGCCAGGGCACCGCGTCCGCGCTCAACGACGTCACGAGAGAGTTCGGTGCCGCGCTCGGCGTCGCGCTGCTCGGGGCGATCGTGTCCGCCGGTTACCGCAACGCCGTCGACCCCCGGCTCGACGAGCTGGCCGTCGACGCGCCCGACGCGGCCCGGGAGGGCATCGCCACCGCTCTCGCCTCCGCCGACGACGCCGGCCCGTACGCCGACGAGCTGGTCCGGGCCGCGCAGCAGTCGTTCGTCGACGGCTGGCAGCAGGCCATGTGGGTGGGCGTCGGGGTGATGGTGCTCCTGTTCGGCTACGTGCTCGCCCGGGGTCCGCAGCGTAGGCCACGAGCCGAGCAGCCGGAACCGACTCCGGGGAACCTCACGAAGGACGCGGTCGCCGGCTGA
- a CDS encoding XRE family transcriptional regulator yields MVGVSEVELSDVVRQRIRGLRQARGWSLDSLAARCHLSPSTLSRIETGHRRIDLDQLVALARALDTTIDQLVEPVDDADVIIRPMKHQEPGLATWMLSRSSGQPGGSMVAKMRITPERRTGPGHLSVHPGREWFFVLSGTALLHLGERQIPVGQGNAAEFSTMIPHSIGAVNGPVEILTIFDQDGERAHAQSSSDAPTS; encoded by the coding sequence ATGGTGGGCGTGTCAGAGGTCGAGCTTTCCGACGTGGTCCGGCAGCGCATCCGTGGCCTACGGCAGGCGCGCGGCTGGAGTCTCGACTCCCTCGCCGCCCGATGCCACCTGAGCCCGTCCACGCTGAGCCGCATCGAGACCGGCCACCGGCGGATCGACCTGGACCAGCTCGTCGCCCTGGCCAGGGCGCTGGACACCACGATCGATCAACTCGTCGAGCCGGTCGACGATGCCGACGTGATCATCCGGCCGATGAAACACCAGGAGCCGGGTCTGGCCACCTGGATGCTGTCGCGCAGCTCAGGGCAGCCCGGCGGCAGCATGGTGGCGAAGATGCGGATCACCCCGGAGCGCCGTACCGGTCCGGGGCATCTGAGCGTGCACCCCGGTCGGGAGTGGTTCTTCGTGCTCAGCGGCACCGCGCTGCTGCATCTGGGTGAGCGGCAGATCCCGGTCGGCCAAGGGAACGCGGCGGAGTTCTCCACGATGATCCCGCACTCCATCGGCGCGGTGAACGGGCCGGTCGAGATCCTCACCATCTTCGACCAGGACGGCGAGCGGGCCCACGCGCAGTCGTCGAGCGACGCCCCAACCAGTTAG